AGTTCTTTAGATTGATTCAAGGGTTCAATGATGGTAATCATGGCTCTGAGGCGATGGTATTTAGGGGCATGTGCACGAATAATTCCCAGTTGTCATTGACAAGTTCAGGCCAGTTTTGGTGTGGCCGTGGCGACAACGACGTGTCGACAATGATCATTCAACGGTCCAGATACCTCAATGTAatttttaatatatttttatttCATGCTTTATACTCTTCTCTGGCAGGCCCAAGAAATCTCCGGCGGCCCAGTCAGTACTGGCTCGGCCGGCCACAAAAAGCTCGCGAGGAAATGACGGTTCTGCCATCGAGTCAACCACAGCCACGACTCATCCCTCCTCTGCCTGCATCCCTCGCCGCCGGCGCGCGACCTCCACACGCCACCCGCCGcgatggccgccgccgcctccgccacggCGCTCGCCGGCGCGGCCCTCCCGCTGCCCCTCTCCGCGCGACCTCAACCCGCTCGGTTCTCCGCGGTGGCGCTCCCCCGGACGGCCCCTCCCCCCCCGGCCCTGCGGCTCCGGTCCGTCCGGCGCCTGGCGGCGGCGGCCGAGGGGCCCCCGGCGGGCATGAAGGAGACGCTGGACAAGGTGGTGTCGGCGCACAAGGTGGTGCTGTTCATGAAGGGGACCAAGGACTTCCCGCAGTGCGGCTTCTCCCACACCGTGGTGCAGATCCTGCGCTCCCTCGACGTGCCCTTCGAGACGCTCGACGTGCTCGCCAACGACGCCCTCCGCCAGGGGCTCAAGGACTACTCCCGCTGGCCCACCTTCCCCCAGCTCTACATCGACGGCGAGTTCTTCGGCGGCTGCGACATCACCCTCGGTATGTTATGTATGCGCATTCATATGCGCTCTCTGCCTTCTCCTTCATCCCACGATTAGTAGGGCTCGAAATTTGAGAATTAGTATTGATGTACTGCTGCAATTTGGTCATATCCTGAACAGACTTTCGGTTGAGCGATAGTGGTAGATCTGGCATGTGTAAACTCCATGTCTGTGTAGCTGTTTCAGTCATATAATTTGATCATGTCGAGGGCAAGATGCATCACTGTTGCGTCGTGTAGCTTGAAGGGTCTGGGGCCGAGTCAGTGTGTCTTAGCTGCATCGGGTAAATTGGTTCAGTTCTTCAGATTCAAGAGATAAACTGTCAGGCACTCTGTTTGCCCTTGAAGCTTATTTGCCTTTTCTTTTTGGGATGAAAAACTTGAGAGTGTTGCTTGAGAAACTATAATAGAAATTTTGTAAACAGGGGATGGGAAAAAAAACTGGGAACA
Above is a window of Triticum dicoccoides isolate Atlit2015 ecotype Zavitan chromosome 5B, WEW_v2.0, whole genome shotgun sequence DNA encoding:
- the LOC119312876 gene encoding monothiol glutaredoxin-S7, chloroplastic-like, coding for MAAAASATALAGAALPLPLSARPQPARFSAVALPRTAPPPPALRLRSVRRLAAAAEGPPAGMKETLDKVVSAHKVVLFMKGTKDFPQCGFSHTVVQILRSLDVPFETLDVLANDALRQGLKDYSRWPTFPQLYIDGEFFGGCDITLEAYKSGELQETLEKAMCS